Part of the Brassica napus cultivar Da-Ae unplaced genomic scaffold, Da-Ae ScsIHWf_2831;HRSCAF=3611, whole genome shotgun sequence genome, ACACTGATCACCCACTGAGGCATCCTGAGTTTCGTTATAAAACAGAGTTTCAGAGTCATGACCCTGAGGTATTATCATTTCATTACTCTCTTCTCCTAATACGTTGTGTGCTATACCTTTTATTTGCTGTCTTTTGATATGTGATCCTTGTCTACCAGTTTGATTATCTCAAGAGTTTGGAGATAGAGGAGAAGATAAACAAAATTAGATGGTGTCAAACAGCCAATGGCGCCCTTTTTCTCCTTTCCACAAACGATAAAACCATCAAGTATTGGAAGGTGAGAATATCATTTACTTCTCGATACCTTAATGGTCACTGACATTGTTTGTTGGGTTGCTTACTGTATCTAAATGGGTGCTAAGTCGTGAATGTTGTAAAGAATTTTTCTTTACTCATGTGAGTGTTTAACAGGTTCAAGACAAGAAGATCAAGAAAGTTTGTGAAGTAAATTCAGATCCTTCAAAAACTGGAGCGGTCGCAAGCTCTGGCAATCCAACCGCGTGCCTTGGGAACGGAGGAGTACCTGAAGCCATCTCATCGCTGCGGTTCCCACTGGTAAATAAATTCATTCTATATATGTTGAACATTCATTGCATCTGAGAGTCGAATTGAATGATGAAATTTGCTCGAATTTTACACTTCATTGATGCTAGACTTGTGCTTCTTAGCTCTAATCTCCCGTGCTCTTCTGTTTTGGAATTGATTCTCAAGTCATGCAATAGTTCAATTTTGGCATATACAGGTAACTAGCCATGAGTCGAGCCCTGTGGCTAGATGTCGAAGAGTCTATTCTCATGCTCATGACTATCACATCAATTCCATCTCAAATAATAGGTAGTTTATTCATATTCACCCCATTTTGAATTCCACTTGATTTATTAGTATGAGATCCATACTTTCATTGTCAATGTTTGGCGCTCCtaacagttttttttctttctatttaaaTCAGTGACGGAGAAACATTTATTTCGGCTGATGATTTGCGAATAAATCTTTGGAATCTGGAGATTAGCAATCAAAGTTTcaatattgttgatgttaagcCTGAGAAAATGGAAGATCTATCTGGTAAAGCCCTGGTTTACTTCTCTTTCTGTCCAATAAGCAATAGGGATATGCTAATACCGCATTTGGTTCTTGCAGAGGTTATCACATCAGCAGAGTTTCATCCTACACATTGCAATATGTTAGCTTATAGCAGTTCCAAAGGCTCAATTCGCCTGATTGATCTGCGCCAATCAGCTTTATGTGACTCACATTCCAAATTGTAAGTCTTGAGACTTGCAATCatccaatatataatataacttgaaaGGACAATCTAACTTGTAGAATCTAATAACTTGTCTACTTCATCAAAGTTTGCTAATTATTTTTCGCACCTTTCTTTGGAAAAGAAACATACAAACATACCAACACAAGAGATAAGTGTCTAGCAGCAAAGGCTAACATTGCTTGTTTCTGCAGGTTTGAGGAACCAGAGGCAGCAGGTCCTAAGTCGTTCTTCACTGAGATAATTGCTTCAGTGTCAGACATCAAATTTGCAAAAGAAGGAAGATATCTCCTTAGCCGTGACTACATGACACTCAAGGTCCGTACACTTTCATTGGCATTAGATATGACTATGCCCGTAAAGCTATCAGTGGCTGGTTTCTAATTCTTCTCGTAAGATAAACTGAACTTATagttatgtttttctttgtcaGTTATGGGACATCAACATGGATTCAGGTCCGGTGTCAACTTTCCAGGTTCATGAGTATCTGAAACCGAAGGTAAGTTCCCTATGCTTTTGAGAGATAGCTGCTTTTTACGAGCTGGTGCATAGCTGATTGATACTCCATTTCCCTTTGCCCATTTACAGCTCTGTGATTTATATGAAAATGATTCTATCTTTGACAAGTTCGAGTGTTGTATAAGTGGCAATGGATTGCGAGCAGCTACAGGTTCTTACAGGTATGCCCCCGAAAGCAGAGCATGTTTCTTTACTATTAGCATTATCATGTATACTCATATTCCTTCCGTTCACATTGCTCTATCCAGCAATATGTTCCGTGTGTTTAGTGTTTCCCCGGGAAGTACTGAGTCTGCAACCTTAGAAGCAAGCAGAAATCCTATGAGGTAAACTTGATAAAAGCTATTAAGAATTAGTGTAGTCGATCATATCttccttacttttttttttttttttttgtggttttatCATAGGAGACATGTCCCAGTTCCCTCGAGGCCATCCAGACTAGGCAGTATAGCGCGTGTTGTAGGTAGAGgtcagtctctctctctctctctctctccctttctcATTTAAGCTTATATATACCTTTTAAGATCAAATTAGTAAATACACTGAAACGGTGAAAGCAGGATCAGAGAGTGCAGGAGGAGTCGATGGGAGTAGCAATGCTCTTGATTACAAAACAAAGTTGCTGCATCTTGCTTGGCATCCAAATGAGAACTCTATTGCTTGTGCCGCTGGAAATAGCTTGTACATGTACTATGCTTAACCACATTActcagccaaaaaaaaaaggcgtATTTTCTCTGCTCTAGACTCTGTTTTCCTTTCTTCCTTCTGGTGATTAATGGGAATTGCTAtatacatcatcatcatcagtgaTCATATAAGCTCTTTAATCATCATGCTGGACTTGTGCTCCTGGAAACTACTTTACAGGCCAAGAGAACGAAAGAGGTGAAAATCCGATTGAAAGAAATCGTGATTTTAGTAAAAGCTAATGTCATATGACTTTTGGATTGGATATACGATTAGATTATTTTACAATCTTTTCTGTCTTGTGTAatcattgttttattgattctttTTCTTAGACTTGTTTCTCCTTTGTTgacttattaaaataatacatttcaTTTAcctatattattttcttatttatttgttttgacttttttaatatataaaaaaacaaagcatGCAACCCCTCCATAATAGGAATGGTTCATGCAAGTATTTGAAAATGGACAATTTGGATATTAAAAAGGTATTATTTgcaatattctaattaaaactGGACGCTAAATTCAAATAACGATTTCAAAACAAGCATTTTAGATatcattttcactaattttaaACTGAACAAATAATTTGGTTATCCAGTCCTTTTGCACGTTgagataaattaaattattccaAATGATTAagtattataaattaaatatatgggGCAAAACGagtatagatttttatttttgttaaatgtataaataaaaaagcttttttaatatattttattggttgATCCGGcctgcccaaaaaaaaaaaacttaagattGACTATCACATTACTGTCTGATCcgaattttgaatgtttttcgACTAATGTTAGAAGATAACTGAACACCTGTTACTAAACTACCAGGTAAACTGCTTAGGCTAAATGTCCAAGCTCAGACTTCCCACATAAATGTGACTTTGTTTCAAGGGAGACTCGAACCTCAGAAAGAGTGTTGTAGCACATTCTCAGGTCTCATCTACCACTTGACCACACTCATGTGAGCATAAATGAAAAAAGTTTGTTACACACTGACATTGTGTTAATAAATTGCTTGACCTAAGATGATGATTTTATAGcaaaaagatttttatttacttttaaatgaaaacatattCAATCGATATTTATCAACATTTCAGCATTGTACCATGCGATATAAGCAATAGTGATAAATAGCTTGAGTCCGACAAAGTCCATATGAATCAGATACCAAATCTCGTATAGTAAGTAGCACGAGGGATGCATTTTTCGACCGAGCGAGCCAGAAATCGTAGCCGTAGATGTGATGTCAAGATCGGGATACAAACGGTCATGGATGACGGCAGCTTAACGTGACGACAAAGATTGTCAAAACTGGTTTCGACACTTGTGCGGCTTTGGTTCAGTGTATCACGATAGAAAGTGACGATGGTGATTCAATGTTCCATGTAGGGTTTCAAGTCTAATGatgcctttttttttatattttagtttcatgATCAAAACtccaagtaaaataaaaaaactggCTTGTTAAGCTCGCAATCTGTTTTTTGGTCGGTTAATTCTGAGGCCATAGTGGGGTCAAGACTCAAGAGCATCATATCGTCTGTGTTTTCTTAACGTCTAGAGCATAATATCGTCCGAGTTTGTGTGTCCTCGTtgattataaattcaaattgttttatactgctatttaaaaaatcaagtaaacaaaaataaatatggtttaataaattttaagagAAAATATGATCAAAATGACAAGCAAGTAAACAAACTCTACAAGATTAGTTAAGTCAACAAGTCTATGACAAAGTTTCAACGCGTGAAGTGATGTCAATGAAAGGCATTGGAGGAAAATTCTAAGAAAGTTGACTAATTCCtactttttaattgtttttttttgtcaaaataaaataaatcattgaTATTTAACCACTACTCTTAACTCAAAagtcaaaaaaaagtttaattttgtgcgcaaattttaaattttaatgatttagCATTGAACATACATAATTTAATGTCTCACCCTATAatgattttcattttaaaaaagtaGTGCATTTTGTTAGAAGTTCATTACAAGTTAATGAAATTTCAGAAACAATGTCTTTTTGTTGGTTTTTTCAAGTTTATGTCCAACTTTTTGCCAAACGATTTATAGAAAGCATTATTTTTCGTTGAAAGTTGGAGGCTAATGATTTCACATAAatttagttttggttttttttttcagagttGGATATCCTATTATAGAAGacattatttttctaaattttcagtGTGAGATTTTGATTGCATGAACAATAAATTTAAAGCCAAATACTAACttactaggtaataacccgcgcaaggcgcgggatgtgattattagtttcgttatttttaataaaaaagacaataaatctgtttaatctggatattggttaggttttacgtttttttgtttttaatcttctaaaatataactattattttaaattaatattcattttagtttattcggttaaaacatttgattttttggttttttcggataaaaacctaaaattaatattatatgtttattttcatattatgaagtttaaatagttgtcatgtcgaaccaatagtttcatattatagtttttaaacagataatagtttaagaaaaagaaaagaaaatcattaagacaaatcatttcactacaatttggtcggtagtgaaagaaacattaagaaaaaatatttcaactttcaaaaaaattagatacttcagctgtggtgaatacttagttataagatgctcacatcaaggtgcacatgtatgtttatgtaaaaagtatataaaaatagttgaaaaatatataaagatattgttaattaatattaaatgacatttttgttcagaataatacatgaaagataaaataaaaatttatttaaaataaaaaagaccttgacattagtcattttttcatcaaaagaaaataaaattatattcgtaAATAGGGGTGGACACATATCAAGTATCTGGATATTTGGAAGCATTCTTGTCaattcgatctttagccacctagatattcggtgactccgatatccgaaatgttttagaattttaaagaatatccgatttgattcgtaaataaaataaaattttaaaaataatttaataataacattttattacaaaaataaaacattatata contains:
- the LOC106451641 gene encoding serine/threonine protein phosphatase 2A 55 kDa regulatory subunit B alpha isoform-like (The RefSeq protein has 3 substitutions compared to this genomic sequence), with translation MNGDDEEIVAASVDPSLPLEWRFSQVFGERSAGEEVQEVDVISAIEFDHSGDHLATGDRGGRVVLFERSHARNSSGGARRDLEDTDHPLRHPEFRYKTEFQSHDPEFDYLKSLEIEEKINKIRWCQTANGALFLLSTNDKTIKYWKVQDKKIKKVCEVNSDPSKTGAVASSGNPTACLGNGGVPEAISSLRFPLVTSHESSPVARCRRVYSHAHDYHINSISNNSDGRTFISADDLRINLWNLEISNQSFNIVDVKXEKMEDLSEVITSAEFHPTHCNMLAYSSSKGSIRLIDLRQSALCDSHSKLFEEPEAAGPKSFFTEIIASVSDIKFAKEGRYLLSRDYMTLKLWDINMDSGPVSTFQVHEYLKPKLCDLYENDSIFDKFECCISGNGLRAATGSYSNMFRVFSVSPGSTESATLEASRNPMRRHVPVPSRPSRLGSIARVVGRGSESAGGVDGSSNALDYKTKLLHLAWHPNENSIACAAGNSLYMYYA
- the LOC106451641 gene encoding serine/threonine protein phosphatase 2A 55 kDa regulatory subunit B alpha isoform-like isoform X1, whose amino-acid sequence is MNGDDEEIVAASVDPSLPLEWRFSQVFGERSAGEEVQEVDVISAIEFDHSGDHLATGDRGGRVVLFERSHSSGGARRDLEDTDHPLRHPEFRYKTEFQSHDPEFDYLKSLEIEEKINKIRWCQTANGALFLLSTNDKTIKYWKVQDKKIKKVCEVNSDPSKTGAVASSGNPTACLGNGGVPEAISSLRFPLVTSHESSPVARCRRVYSHAHDYHINSISNNSDGETFISADDLRINLWNLEISNQSFNIVDVKPEKMEDLSEVITSAEFHPTHCNMLAYSSSKGSIRLIDLRQSALCDSHSKLFEEPEAAGPKSFFTEIIASVSDIKFAKEGRYLLSRDYMTLKLWDINMDSGPVSTFQVHEYLKPKLCDLYENDSIFDKFECCISGNGLRAATGSYSNMFRVFSVSPGSTESATLEASRNPMRRHVPVPSRPSRLGSIARVVGRGSESAGGVDGSSNALDYKTKLLHLAWHPNENSIACAAGNSLYMYYA